The following nucleotide sequence is from Desulfobacterales bacterium.
ATCTGCCGATAAGCCCTCAGCCGCTGTTCACTGTCTTCAAGCCGGGCGCGCATGGTTTTCAGTTCATCCTCCAGAAACACGCTGGTTCCGACGGCCTGGGCTTCCCTGACCTTCAAGTTCTCATCGATAAAATAGGTCGCTAATGCATTGGCAATATTTTTTACCTTTTCAGGGTCCGAATCTCTAAACGAAATGGAAAACGTGCTGGACTGCTTGACATTTACTTCAATTCGTTTTCGCACGCTATTTATTTTGTCTTCCATAAACATATCGGAATGTTCAGGCTGAGTGAACATTTTATAAGCACCAATGATGCGTTCGATGTTGGTACGGCTCATGACCTGCTCGGAAATGGTCCGCAACCGCGCGGAAATATCCATACTTACTACCGATTGGACAAAATTCGTGGGCACCCGCTGAGGTTCAACCAATATCAAGGTGCTGGCCTCATAAATTTTCGGCATTGTAAATGCCAAATAGCTCCCAACGATAGTCGAAAGGCAAAATGGAATGATGATGAACCAGCGTCGGCGCACGATGATATTGATAATTTCCGCAGGCCTGATCATGTTTTCCGGTGCTTTTATCATGGGGAGTTCCTTGGGGTTACAGGTTTGGGTTCGTTGGGTTTATTGGGCCAAACAGCTTCGCCGCTGATTTGTCTGCCGCCTGGCTGTCTTGCCGACAAGCTGCCCAGCATTCCAGCATTTAAGCACGCACGCTGAAGGCCTTTCTTATGGATTCGACGACTCGATCGGCGGTTTTACCGTCCCAAAATTCGATTGGGCCAGCCGTTGTTCGGGCACCATGTAATACATGATTCACCTGTTCCTCGATATCGTTCAGGGTACACAATCGATTGGTGCCGTTTGTAATGGTAACGGGCCGTTCGGTGTTGGGCCTTATGGTAAAACAGGGGATGCCAAGATAGCTGGTTTCTTCCTGAACACCGCCTGAATCGGTAATAACAAACCGGCAATTGAACACCAGGCTCATAAAACGAACATAGCTCTGGGGCTCAAGCAGTTGGATTCGTGAATCATTTTCCAATAAATGCACCAGCCCGTGGGTCATAAGGCTTTTTCGGGTTCTGGGATGCACGGGGAAAGCAAGCGGCGTGTGTTCTGACATACGAACCAGCAGCCGGCAAAGAGAATTCAGGTTTTCCTTGTCATCCACATTGGAAGGCCTATGCAGGGTTACCATTCCATATTGCCCCGGTTCAAGACCGAATTCCCGATATGCCGCCGCAGCTTCAATTTTCTCTCGAAGCATCTCAAGAGAATCGATCATGATGTTGCCGACGCGAACGATTTTCTTGCTCGGAACACCTTGGTTGGTAAGGTGCGCATCTCCGTCCGGGGATGGCGTCCAGAGAATATCCGCCAACGCATCCGTTACCAGTCGGTTTATTTCCTCCGGCATGGTGCGGTCAAAGGATCTGAGGCCGGCTTCGAGATGGGCGACGATGGGGCGGGGGAAATGCCGAGGACTGAGGACTGAGGCCTGAGTGGTCGGTTGTGGATACGTTACTTTGGTGGCGGCGATGGTACAGGCCATGGTGGAATTTACATCGCCCACGACGATGATAAGATCGGGGCGTGTTTCCAACAGGATTTTTTCGTAGGCAATCATGACTTGTCCGGTTTGTTCAGCGTGGCTGCCGCTGCCGATCCCAAGATGCAAATGGGGCTCGGGCAAGCCCAAATCCTGAAAAAACACATCGGACATGTTCAAATCGTAATGCTGGCCGGTGTGAACAATTCTGGGATCGGCCCAGTCTTCATTTTTCAGCGCATGGTAGAGCGGCGCGATTTTCATGAAATTGGGTCGCGCCGCCGCAATGAGATGGATCAAAATTTTATTATTCATAATGTAAGAATACTTGGACGTTTAAGAGCTTGCACGCTAAGATTCGGTCGCTTCCCAGCTTCATTCCAGCCTCCCAGCCTCATAGCTTCCCAGCCTCATAGCCTCCCAGCCTCCCAGCCTCCCAGCCTTATAGCTTCCCAGCCTCATAGCCTCCCAGCCTCCCAGCCTCCCAGCCTCATAGCTTCCCAGCCTCATAGCCTCCCAGCCTCCCAGCCTTTACGGGACTATAATCGTATCGTTAGCCTGTATGGGAATATTGGTGCTGATATCTTTATTATTCGCAATATCCTTGTAATTCACTCGAATTGCTTTATATGAATCGTTTTCCTTGCGAAGAAGAAGAATCTCTTTCTTCGAGGCCCATTCGGTAAAACCCCCTGCCAATGCAAAGGCCTGAAGCACCGTCAAGTCCTTTTCCAATGGGTATTCACCCGTTTGAGCCACCTCGCCCAGAATATAGAATTTCTGACTTCCGGAAGCCTTCAGGGTAATCGTGACAAAAGGGGATTCGACAAATTCGCCTAATTTTTTCTGGATGATCTGCTTAAGCTGGAAGGTCGTTAATCCTGCCGCATCAACATCATCTAAGAGCGGAAAAGTGATTCTTCCATCCAACCGAACCTTGACCTCTCTGGACAACTCGGGTTCTTTCCATATAAAAACCTCTAACACGTCCGCAATCCCGATTTTATACCCAAGAGGATCTGCTACGAGTGCTTCCTCTTTATTGGTAGAAGGGTTTATTTCTTCAGCCAATCCGACTGAATGGAACAACGTTACAATGATAAAAATCACAAACCATCCCCGAATCGAACATTTTTTTCTCATGACTTATTACCTCGATTGGTTAAATTGTGAGCGATATAAAGAGACTATCGGCCGATTCCCATATAAATAAAGCCGTGTTCCCGCATTTCCTTCGGGTCATATATATTTCGCCCGTCGATAATGATGGGGTTTTTCAAAAGCACTTTCACTGCCCGCATATCAAGATTTCTGAATTCATCCCATTCCGTCGCGATGATGAGGGCATCGCAATCCCTGATCGTCTCATATGGATTTTTGAAGTAGTTGACATCGGCAAGGACTTTCCCGGCGGTTTCCATTGCCACCGGGTCATACGCATGAATATTGGCGCCCATGTGCTGAAGCGTCTGTATGATATTGATCGCCGGAGCCTCGCGGATATCATCGGTTTTGGGTTTGAAGGACAACCCCCATATGGCGACATGGCTGCCGTTAATAGCCAACACCTTTTCAAGCTTTTCCACCGCAAGAAATTTTTGCTTTTCATTGATCCGGTCAACTGCTTCGAATAAGTCCGCTTCACACCCATATTCTTTTAACGTAGCAACCAGGGCTTTTACATCTTTTGGAAAGCAACTGCCGCCATAGCCCAAACCGGCATGCAAAAATCTTGAACCGATGCGACCATCCAGGCCGATTCCCCTGGCCACTGATTGAATATCCGCTCCCGCTGCCTCACACAGAAGGGCCAACTGATTCATAAAGCTGATACGGGTCGCCAACATGGCGTTCGCAGCGTATTTTATGATTTCAGCGCTTTTTATGTCCGTCACCATGATCGGACGCCCCGTTCTGACCACAGACCGATAAAGGGAGGTCATGATTTCCTCGGCCTTTTTCGTATCCGTTCCGATGATGATACGATCCGGATTTTCAAAATCCTTTACCGCAGCGCCTTCGCGCAAGAACTCGGGGTTTGACACCACATCAAACGCGATGTCCACGGCTTGATTCTGTTTGATGATCTGTCTTACAAGTTCCGCCGTCCCCACCGGCACTGTGCTCTTATTGACGATTACTTTATAATCTTTCATATGGCGGCCGATGGCCGCTGCTGTTTCCTCAACCGCGGATAAATCCGCAGCCCGGTTGGGACTTGACGGCGTGCCGACACAGATTAAAATAATCTCGGCGGCATCGATCGCGTGCATGGCGTCCGTGGTAAACTTGATGCGCCCGGCATCTATATTGCGCTGGAAAATTTCTCCCAAACCGGGCTCGTAAATCGGCAGTTCTCCCTTTTCCAATATAGCGATTTTTTCATGGTCCACATCCAGGCAGGTGACATCATTGCCAAGATTTGCAAACCCAATGCCTGTTACCAAACCAACATAGCCGGTACCGACGACGGTTAATCTCATGAAAGTAAGATCCTAACCCGGCAAAGCCGGAAGCTTGGACGCTGAGATGCTGGGATGCATGGAAGCCATCCTTCACCTTCAGCGAATATACACACAAAAGCGTGCATGTTTCTGATAGCGGGGTTAATCGGGTTCAAGAAACACCATAGTAGTTTTTATACCAGGCAATGAACTTCCCGATCCCCTCTTCGATCGGAGTCGCCGGCTTAAACCCCACATCCGCCATCAGGTCATCCACATTCGCATAAGTCGCCGGCACATCCCCGGGCTGTAAGGGCAATAATTCTTTTTGCGCTTTTTTGCCGATGACGGTTTCAATCGTTTCTATGAATTGATTCAATTCCACGGGTTGATTGTTGCCGATGTTATAGATTTTATACGGGGCGTAGGAGGTGCCGGGGTCCGGATGCTCACCGGACCATGCAAGGTTCGGCTCGGGCAGGCGCGCCATTATCCGGACAACGCCTTCAACAATATCATCCACATAAGTAAAATCCCGTCTCATTCGCCCATAATTAAAAACCTTGATCGGCTCACCCGCAAAGATCGCTTTCGTAAAAAGGAAAAGAGCCATATCCGGTCGCCCCCATGGACCGTAAACGGTAAAAAACCGTAACCCGGTGCAGGGAAGATGATAAAGATGGCTATAGGTGTGCGCCATGAGTTCGTTTGCCTTTTTGGTGGCCGCATAGAGGGATACCGGATGATCCACATTATCGTGAACGGAAAAGGGCATATTGGTATTGGCCCCATACACTGAGCTGGAAGAGGCAAACACCAGATGCTTTACGCCATAGTGCCGGCAGCATTCCAGAATGTTGACAAACCCGACAATGTTGGCATCCACATACGCTTGAGGGTTCGTAAGGGAATAGCGAACACCGGCCTGAGCCGCCAGATTGACAACCACATCGAAACCGTTTTCTTTAAAGAATGCCTCCAATCGTTTTTTGTCTTCCAGGTCAGCCTTTATGAAGGAAAAGTTATCTTGCGATTCAAGACGCGCCAGTCGATCGTTTTTAAGTTGAATATCATAATACGGGTTCAGGTTATCCATACCGGTGACACGCACCCCTTGCCGGAGCAGACTTTCACAAAGATGATAACCGATAAAACCGGCCGCGCCGGTGATAAAGACGTTATTAAACTTAAAGTTCATTCGGGTTCCTTGGGTTTGTTGGGTTTGATATCCCCATTCGAATCAGATTTCAGCTCACGGCACTTTTTTGGTACCACCCATACGTCAGCGCGAGGCCGTCTTCAAACACATAATCCGGAGAAAATCCGAGACTTTCTTTTGCCGACGCAATATTCGCCAGAGAATGCCGAATATCTCCGGGCCGGGGCGACTGGTGAATGGCGTCAATTTGAACGTTCTCCAGCCTGCAAATGCTGTCCCACAGATGGTTGACGGTGACGGCATGACCCGTACCAATGTTAAATACGCTTCCGCTTACCCCCGGAGTCGTAGCAGCTAGTATATTTGCTTTCACGACATCTTGGACAAAAATAAAATCTCTTGATTGATCACCGTCACCATAAATGACGGGCTGCTTTTTTTCAGCGACCCGCGTCAGAAAGATTGAAATAACGCCTGAGTATGGTGAGGACGGGTCTTGCCGCGGGCCATAGACATTGAAATAACGAAGGCAGACCGTCTCAAC
It contains:
- a CDS encoding UDP-glucose/GDP-mannose dehydrogenase family protein translates to MRLTVVGTGYVGLVTGIGFANLGNDVTCLDVDHEKIAILEKGELPIYEPGLGEIFQRNIDAGRIKFTTDAMHAIDAAEIILICVGTPSSPNRAADLSAVEETAAAIGRHMKDYKVIVNKSTVPVGTAELVRQIIKQNQAVDIAFDVVSNPEFLREGAAVKDFENPDRIIIGTDTKKAEEIMTSLYRSVVRTGRPIMVTDIKSAEIIKYAANAMLATRISFMNQLALLCEAAGADIQSVARGIGLDGRIGSRFLHAGLGYGGSCFPKDVKALVATLKEYGCEADLFEAVDRINEKQKFLAVEKLEKVLAINGSHVAIWGLSFKPKTDDIREAPAINIIQTLQHMGANIHAYDPVAMETAGKVLADVNYFKNPYETIRDCDALIIATEWDEFRNLDMRAVKVLLKNPIIIDGRNIYDPKEMREHGFIYMGIGR
- the wecB gene encoding UDP-N-acetylglucosamine 2-epimerase (non-hydrolyzing), with product MNNKILIHLIAAARPNFMKIAPLYHALKNEDWADPRIVHTGQHYDLNMSDVFFQDLGLPEPHLHLGIGSGSHAEQTGQVMIAYEKILLETRPDLIIVVGDVNSTMACTIAATKVTYPQPTTQASVLSPRHFPRPIVAHLEAGLRSFDRTMPEEINRLVTDALADILWTPSPDGDAHLTNQGVPSKKIVRVGNIMIDSLEMLREKIEAAAAYREFGLEPGQYGMVTLHRPSNVDDKENLNSLCRLLVRMSEHTPLAFPVHPRTRKSLMTHGLVHLLENDSRIQLLEPQSYVRFMSLVFNCRFVITDSGGVQEETSYLGIPCFTIRPNTERPVTITNGTNRLCTLNDIEEQVNHVLHGARTTAGPIEFWDGKTADRVVESIRKAFSVRA
- a CDS encoding polysaccharide biosynthesis/export family protein, yielding MIFIIVTLFHSVGLAEEINPSTNKEEALVADPLGYKIGIADVLEVFIWKEPELSREVKVRLDGRITFPLLDDVDAAGLTTFQLKQIIQKKLGEFVESPFVTITLKASGSQKFYILGEVAQTGEYPLEKDLTVLQAFALAGGFTEWASKKEILLLRKENDSYKAIRVNYKDIANNKDISTNIPIQANDTIIVP
- a CDS encoding NAD-dependent epimerase; amino-acid sequence: MNFKFNNVFITGAAGFIGYHLCESLLRQGVRVTGMDNLNPYYDIQLKNDRLARLESQDNFSFIKADLEDKKRLEAFFKENGFDVVVNLAAQAGVRYSLTNPQAYVDANIVGFVNILECCRHYGVKHLVFASSSSVYGANTNMPFSVHDNVDHPVSLYAATKKANELMAHTYSHLYHLPCTGLRFFTVYGPWGRPDMALFLFTKAIFAGEPIKVFNYGRMRRDFTYVDDIVEGVVRIMARLPEPNLAWSGEHPDPGTSYAPYKIYNIGNNQPVELNQFIETIETVIGKKAQKELLPLQPGDVPATYANVDDLMADVGFKPATPIEEGIGKFIAWYKNYYGVS